One segment of Trueperaceae bacterium DNA contains the following:
- a CDS encoding transcription antitermination factor NusB encodes MALAVVVRCLEGAYLSRALSRAVDAARLGGQDRSLAADLAYGTVRRLLAIDARLAPFLADASRLPAEVSAALRLGAYELLWRGTPPYAAVSAWVEVVKGVSGRHAGLVNAVLRR; translated from the coding sequence GTGGCGCTCGCCGTCGTCGTGCGCTGCCTGGAGGGCGCCTACCTGTCGCGGGCGCTCTCGCGGGCGGTCGACGCGGCCCGCCTGGGCGGCCAGGACCGCTCGCTCGCCGCCGACCTCGCCTACGGGACCGTGCGGCGGCTCCTCGCGATCGACGCGAGGCTGGCCCCCTTCCTCGCCGACGCCTCCCGCCTGCCGGCCGAGGTGTCGGCGGCGCTGCGGCTCGGCGCCTACGAGCTGCTGTGGCGGGGGACTCCCCCCTACGCCGCCGTCAGCGCCTGGGTCGAGGTCGTGAAGGGCGTGAGCGGGCGGCACGCCGGCCTCGTCAACGCCGTGCTGCGACGG
- a CDS encoding stage V sporulation protein S yields the protein MEILRVSGSSRPNSVAGAIAALLRNEGEVEVQAIGPHAVNQAVKAIAIARSYIQADGLGLVTVPSFVKLELHDEERTAVRFAVESYKEPRE from the coding sequence ATCGAAATCCTTCGTGTGTCTGGTTCGTCACGGCCGAACTCGGTTGCGGGAGCCATCGCCGCCCTGCTACGTAACGAGGGTGAGGTGGAGGTGCAGGCCATAGGTCCTCACGCCGTCAACCAGGCGGTGAAGGCCATCGCCATCGCACGCTCGTACATCCAGGCCGACGGGCTCGGGCTGGTCACGGTGCCGTCGTTCGTGAAGCTCGAGCTGCACGACGAGGAGCGCACCGCCGTCCGGTTCGCCGTGGAGTCTTACAAGGAACCGCGCGAGTGA